In one window of Clavelina lepadiformis chromosome 4, kaClaLepa1.1, whole genome shotgun sequence DNA:
- the LOC143452301 gene encoding uncharacterized protein LOC143452301: MMMKSAIIFCVASLALCALASAEVDESKLEDTFQPKDAYRFDDEDDKILEEYVTLSNQCSDGSITACGAAQLQLIRLELIRLQGALNPHNIIFSIGSGAFNKMEDYKNNIKRKSYQ; the protein is encoded by the exons ATGATGATGAAATCAGCGATAATCTTTTGTGTTGCTTCTTTGGCGCTATGTGCACTTGCATCGGCTGAAGTTGACGAAAG cAAATTAGAAGATACATTTCAACCTAAGG ATGCTTATAGATTCGATGATGAAGATGATAAAATATTGGAAGAATATGTAACTCTTTCCAATCAATGCTCTGATGGAAGTATTACG GCGTGCGGCGCAGCTCAACTCCAACTTATAAGACTTGAGCTTATTAGACTGCAGGGAGCATTGAACCCACATAATATCATTTTCTCGATTGGTTCA GGTGCGTTCAACAAAATGGaagattacaaaaataacatcaaaagAAAATCGTA CCAGTGA